One segment of Tamlana crocina DNA contains the following:
- a CDS encoding efflux RND transporter permease subunit, protein MKKLHSNYKFPLLAIGIIILLGGIFSYQNLKTGLFPDITFPKIKVIADAGQQPVDKMMTTVTIPLENIIRRTEGLQYIRSTTSRGSCEISVFLDWSTDIDVAKSQIESFINQSQGSILPNTVFSVEKMNPSILPVMGYSLEGDGFSQVDLKKIAKYQIKPYLAATKGVSDIAVIGGKDKEFQVILRPDIITSLGISIATIQNAIVNSNVLQSNGYITDFNRMYLTLTDNAVDDIEDLQNLVIINSPNRLIRLKDVAMVEVNEVKEYVKILANGKNVPIIAIIKQPNANLIEVNKNIEQKVAELSTIFPKGVVLKPYYKQADFVTTSIASIKDVLWIGLALALLVVILFLRSFSASLVVLFTIPVSLSLTLIVLDAIGYTFNIMTLGAIAAAIGLMIDDVVIIIEQIHKIREEHPKEKMDWVAHEAITHLLPAMIGSSLSTLVIFIPFVLMTGVAGAYFKVMAFSMIIALAASFLVTWLLVPVLSIVFIKNKEIKNKNQPKTKWIHNILGKPIIGIAFLLVCVGILVLFPSKLPSGFLPEMDEGSIVLDFNSPSGTTLEETDRMLQIVNGVLDTQPEVEAYSARLGTQMGFFITEPNRGDYLIKLKDKRNKTTTQVSDEIRKRVEEKVPQLTIDFGQVIGDMLGDLMSSVQPIEIKVFGTNIGTLESLSQEIAKQVEIVQGTADVNDGIIVAGPSLSIVPNVPKLAQLGMTVADFQLQLQTQVEGTVVSSMIDKEQMVDIRLIYPDALKTSVSDIRNTAILLPNGSSVPINQVANIEMDKGVAEINRENQKSMGVITARLNNRDLGSTLKDIQSHLTKNLSLPAGYIIEYGGAYQEQQKAFKELMMILISAILLVFVVILFLFRKLKIAFAIIVIAVLGVAGSLLSLYLTGTPLNVGSYTGIIMIVGIIGENSIFTYRQYQESDTSLSHIEKIEYSIAARLRPKLMTALAAIMALTPLALGIGAGAQLHQPLAIAVIGGLFFALPLLLIVLPTIMKILKE, encoded by the coding sequence ATGAAAAAACTGCATTCCAATTATAAGTTTCCGCTTCTTGCCATTGGTATCATTATACTTTTAGGTGGAATTTTTAGCTATCAAAATTTAAAAACAGGCTTATTTCCAGATATTACGTTTCCGAAGATTAAGGTCATTGCAGATGCGGGACAGCAACCTGTAGATAAAATGATGACTACGGTAACTATTCCATTAGAGAATATCATTCGTCGTACTGAAGGCTTGCAATACATACGCAGCACAACATCCCGTGGCAGTTGTGAAATTTCAGTATTTTTGGATTGGAGCACTGATATTGATGTTGCCAAATCACAGATAGAATCCTTTATCAATCAATCGCAGGGAAGCATTCTTCCCAATACCGTGTTTTCGGTAGAAAAAATGAACCCGTCTATCTTACCAGTAATGGGCTATTCGTTGGAAGGCGATGGGTTTTCACAAGTTGATTTAAAAAAAATCGCCAAATACCAGATTAAACCTTATCTCGCAGCAACCAAAGGCGTGTCTGATATTGCCGTTATTGGTGGCAAGGACAAAGAGTTTCAGGTGATTTTAAGACCAGACATCATTACATCTTTGGGTATTTCCATAGCTACGATTCAGAATGCCATTGTCAATTCAAATGTATTGCAATCCAATGGGTACATCACAGATTTTAATAGAATGTACCTAACCCTTACGGATAACGCTGTGGATGATATTGAGGACTTACAGAATTTAGTTATCATCAACAGTCCCAATCGATTGATTCGATTAAAGGATGTGGCTATGGTTGAAGTCAACGAGGTAAAGGAATATGTAAAAATATTGGCCAATGGTAAAAATGTGCCCATCATAGCTATTATAAAACAGCCCAATGCCAACCTTATTGAAGTCAATAAAAACATCGAACAAAAAGTTGCCGAACTTTCCACTATATTTCCAAAAGGTGTTGTGTTAAAACCCTATTACAAGCAAGCCGATTTTGTAACCACCAGTATTGCGAGTATTAAAGATGTTCTTTGGATTGGATTGGCATTAGCCCTTTTGGTGGTGATTTTGTTTCTGCGTTCATTCTCGGCGAGTTTGGTGGTGCTCTTTACCATTCCGGTATCCTTATCCTTAACATTGATTGTGCTGGATGCCATTGGCTACACCTTCAACATTATGACTCTTGGTGCTATTGCCGCTGCCATAGGATTGATGATTGATGATGTGGTCATTATCATTGAGCAAATTCATAAAATACGGGAAGAACACCCAAAAGAAAAAATGGATTGGGTGGCCCACGAAGCTATTACCCACTTATTGCCGGCAATGATAGGCTCCTCATTAAGTACCTTGGTTATTTTTATTCCCTTTGTGTTAATGACAGGTGTCGCCGGAGCGTATTTTAAGGTGATGGCTTTTAGTATGATTATAGCGCTGGCGGCTTCGTTTTTGGTGACTTGGTTGTTAGTACCTGTACTATCTATTGTCTTCATAAAGAATAAAGAAATAAAAAACAAAAATCAACCCAAAACCAAATGGATTCATAATATATTGGGAAAACCCATTATCGGGATTGCATTTTTATTGGTTTGTGTGGGAATACTTGTGCTGTTTCCGTCCAAATTGCCTTCCGGGTTTTTACCGGAAATGGATGAGGGTAGTATCGTATTGGATTTTAATAGTCCTTCAGGAACCACTTTAGAGGAAACCGACAGGATGCTTCAAATTGTAAATGGGGTTTTGGATACACAACCTGAAGTGGAAGCCTATTCAGCTCGATTAGGAACGCAAATGGGCTTTTTTATTACCGAACCCAACCGAGGCGATTATCTAATTAAACTGAAGGATAAACGCAACAAAACTACTACTCAAGTTTCGGACGAAATCAGAAAACGTGTTGAAGAAAAAGTACCACAACTAACCATAGATTTTGGTCAGGTGATTGGTGATATGTTAGGCGATTTAATGAGTTCGGTACAACCTATAGAAATTAAGGTTTTCGGGACTAATATCGGCACTTTAGAAAGCCTGTCACAAGAAATAGCAAAACAGGTTGAAATCGTACAGGGAACAGCTGATGTCAATGATGGTATTATTGTCGCAGGTCCAAGTTTATCTATAGTGCCCAATGTTCCCAAACTAGCTCAATTAGGGATGACTGTGGCCGATTTTCAATTGCAATTACAGACGCAAGTAGAAGGAACGGTGGTAAGCTCAATGATTGACAAAGAGCAAATGGTAGATATACGTCTTATTTATCCTGATGCACTTAAAACATCTGTATCTGATATTAGAAATACAGCTATTTTATTGCCAAATGGTTCAAGCGTGCCTATCAATCAAGTGGCAAATATTGAAATGGACAAAGGTGTTGCGGAAATTAATCGTGAAAATCAAAAATCGATGGGTGTGATTACCGCACGACTCAACAATCGTGATTTAGGTTCTACCTTAAAGGATATTCAAAGCCACCTAACAAAAAACCTATCGCTTCCGGCTGGTTATATTATTGAGTATGGAGGTGCTTATCAAGAACAACAAAAGGCGTTTAAGGAATTAATGATGATTTTAATTTCGGCGATATTACTGGTTTTTGTGGTTATTCTGTTTTTATTTAGAAAGCTTAAAATAGCATTCGCCATTATTGTAATTGCCGTATTGGGTGTGGCAGGAAGTTTATTAAGTCTGTACTTAACAGGAACACCACTAAACGTAGGGAGTTATACCGGAATTATAATGATTGTCGGCATCATTGGAGAAAACTCGATTTTTACCTACAGACAGTACCAAGAAAGTGATACTTCTTTGTCTCATATTGAAAAAATTGAATATTCTATTGCAGCTCGTTTACGCCCAAAATTGATGACAGCATTAGCTGCAATAATGGCACTAACACCCTTGGCTTTGGGTATTGGTGCAGGTGCACAATTGCATCAACCGTTGGCTATTGCTGTAATAGGTGGATTGTTTTTTGCTTTACCGTTATTATTGATCGTACTGCCTACAATTATGAAAATATTAAAGGAATAG
- a CDS encoding TolC family protein produces the protein MNIKALFLFVFFTCVKVFAQNETNLGFFINQAKLNAPILKENSNLLKIGELQTSIIFAQNKAFQVNATSEVLVAPYFNNNGKFIDITTTPSANAFGYDVGITNGGLYSAQINVTKNLFNQAITDDLLFQNKIQNNTIALSSEEIEHNIIKNITDAYIGAYQLQLQEDFTKEILKDLEKRLQVVELLVKRAVLMESDYLLLQLDIEGKKLELEQVQNNLEAAIIQLYSLSGTPIGTIENLEAPSFNSASKPSQFFYEKKFENDSLQIVANQKVFENQYKPQVTAYANTGLNAVETPNIYRRFGASAGLRLTIPIYDGKQRKYNAQQSLLKEESLEFYRENAKIQLDNNLKSIEQQIRALNNNMMLLDKQLKTQQNVLEIYKGKLVQGQVSIVDYLNVIQNYKLNSYTKLQMQTNYWLLQSQYNFINW, from the coding sequence TTGAATATAAAAGCGCTATTTCTATTTGTTTTTTTTACGTGTGTTAAGGTTTTTGCTCAAAACGAAACAAACCTTGGTTTTTTTATTAATCAGGCGAAACTAAACGCTCCAATTTTAAAGGAAAACAGTAACCTTCTAAAGATTGGTGAACTTCAAACTAGCATCATTTTTGCACAAAATAAAGCATTTCAGGTTAATGCCACTTCGGAAGTTTTAGTAGCACCTTACTTTAATAACAACGGTAAGTTTATAGATATTACCACAACACCATCTGCTAATGCTTTTGGGTATGATGTAGGTATTACAAATGGTGGTCTGTATTCTGCTCAAATCAATGTGACCAAAAATCTTTTTAATCAAGCAATTACAGATGATTTACTGTTTCAGAATAAAATTCAAAATAACACCATCGCGCTTTCGTCAGAAGAAATCGAACATAACATTATTAAGAATATTACAGATGCTTATATAGGGGCATACCAATTACAGTTGCAAGAAGATTTTACCAAAGAAATCCTAAAAGACCTCGAGAAGCGATTACAAGTAGTAGAATTATTAGTGAAGCGTGCTGTTTTAATGGAAAGTGATTATTTGCTGTTGCAATTGGATATTGAAGGGAAAAAATTAGAGCTAGAACAAGTACAAAATAACCTTGAAGCTGCAATTATCCAATTATATAGCTTAAGCGGAACACCAATTGGAACTATTGAAAACTTGGAAGCACCTAGTTTTAATAGTGCTTCAAAACCTTCCCAGTTTTTTTATGAGAAAAAATTCGAGAATGACAGTCTACAAATCGTAGCCAATCAAAAGGTTTTTGAAAATCAATACAAACCACAGGTTACAGCTTATGCCAACACCGGTTTAAATGCTGTTGAAACTCCCAATATCTACAGAAGATTTGGCGCAAGTGCTGGACTACGGTTAACAATTCCTATTTATGACGGGAAGCAACGCAAATACAACGCGCAGCAAAGCCTTTTAAAAGAAGAAAGTTTAGAGTTTTATAGAGAAAACGCTAAAATACAGTTGGATAACAATCTTAAAAGTATTGAACAACAAATACGGGCATTGAATAATAATATGATGCTACTTGACAAACAACTCAAAACACAACAAAACGTGTTAGAAATCTATAAAGGCAAATTGGTTCAAGGTCAAGTTTCTATTGTTGATTATCTCAATGTGATTCAAAACTACAAGCTTAATAGTTACACGAAACTACAAATGCAAACCAACTACTGGTTATTACAAAGCCAGTATAATTTTATAAACTGGTAG
- a CDS encoding heavy metal translocating P-type ATPase, which produces MKKKKINLRDLKPDANNEHSHDDGYNHGKSPSQFKAYIPAVISFTMLIIGIGLEYFNVSFFKGCLRIIWYSIAYLPVGFPVVKEGWGSIKKGDVFTEFFLMSIATIGAFIIGEYPEGVAVMLFYAVGELFQSAAVNRAKGNIKALLDVRPKEANVFRNGDCISVSPESVEIGEKIQIRVGEKIPLDGILLSEKATLNTAALTGESKPDSVLKEAKVYAGSINLESVIEVEVISKFEDSSIARILDLVQNATARKSKTELFIRKFARIYTPIVVFLAIGVTFLPYFFVDDYVFRDWLYRALIFLVISCPCALVISIPLGYFGGLGAASKNGILFKGASFLDAMTKINTLVMDKTGTVTKAVFKIKNIKTFDWDEKEFMNYLMAMEEQSTHPIAKAIMEYQKGINNLEANKVSEVAGKGLKGIVNDKTVLVGNKALMIANDIDVPNEIESIVESIVLVSIDNQFAGYVVIADELKEDAKETITDLHKAGIKNIMMLSGDKDSITQQVAKELKIESAKGGLLPEDKLNEVEILKKNAENKVAFIGDGINDAPVLAASDVGIAMGGLGSDVAIETADVIIQTDQPSKVVRAIKIGSSTRKIVWQNIILAFGVKVIVLILGAGGLATMWEAVFADVGVALLAILNAVRLQKMKWS; this is translated from the coding sequence ATGAAAAAAAAGAAAATAAATCTACGAGATTTAAAACCTGATGCCAATAACGAGCATAGTCACGATGATGGGTACAACCACGGTAAAAGTCCAAGCCAATTTAAAGCTTATATACCTGCCGTTATAAGCTTTACAATGCTTATAATTGGAATAGGATTAGAGTATTTTAATGTTTCTTTTTTTAAGGGTTGTCTTCGTATAATTTGGTACAGTATAGCATATCTACCTGTTGGTTTTCCGGTAGTAAAAGAAGGTTGGGGAAGCATAAAAAAGGGGGATGTATTTACAGAGTTCTTTTTAATGTCTATAGCAACTATTGGTGCGTTTATAATAGGGGAATATCCAGAAGGTGTTGCGGTGATGTTGTTCTATGCAGTAGGCGAACTCTTTCAAAGTGCAGCAGTCAATAGAGCTAAAGGAAATATTAAGGCCTTATTGGATGTAAGACCTAAAGAAGCCAATGTTTTTCGCAATGGTGATTGTATAAGCGTATCGCCCGAAAGTGTCGAAATAGGGGAAAAAATCCAAATTCGTGTAGGTGAAAAAATCCCATTGGATGGTATTCTGCTATCTGAAAAAGCGACTTTAAATACCGCAGCTTTAACAGGCGAAAGTAAACCCGATTCTGTTTTAAAAGAAGCAAAAGTATATGCAGGAAGCATCAATCTGGAAAGTGTGATTGAAGTTGAAGTTATTAGTAAGTTTGAAGACAGTTCCATAGCGAGAATATTGGATTTGGTACAAAACGCCACAGCAAGAAAGTCCAAAACCGAATTGTTTATCAGGAAATTTGCACGTATTTATACGCCAATAGTTGTGTTTTTAGCAATAGGTGTTACGTTTCTACCGTACTTTTTTGTAGATGATTATGTCTTTAGAGATTGGTTGTATCGAGCACTGATTTTTCTTGTAATTTCTTGTCCATGTGCTTTGGTGATATCCATTCCGTTAGGTTATTTCGGTGGATTGGGTGCAGCTTCAAAAAATGGTATTTTGTTCAAAGGCGCTTCCTTTTTAGATGCTATGACCAAGATAAATACATTGGTAATGGATAAAACAGGAACAGTTACCAAAGCAGTTTTCAAAATCAAAAACATAAAGACTTTTGATTGGGATGAAAAGGAATTTATGAACTATCTAATGGCTATGGAAGAACAATCCACACATCCTATTGCTAAAGCTATTATGGAATACCAGAAAGGAATCAACAATTTAGAAGCAAATAAGGTTTCTGAAGTTGCAGGAAAAGGGTTAAAAGGTATTGTGAATGATAAAACAGTATTAGTAGGCAATAAAGCCTTAATGATTGCCAATGATATTGATGTTCCAAATGAAATTGAAAGTATTGTAGAATCTATAGTATTGGTTTCAATCGATAATCAATTTGCTGGTTATGTGGTGATAGCAGACGAATTAAAGGAGGATGCAAAAGAAACAATTACAGATTTACACAAAGCAGGCATTAAAAATATTATGATGCTTTCAGGTGATAAAGATTCTATAACCCAGCAAGTAGCAAAAGAGTTAAAAATTGAAAGTGCTAAAGGTGGTTTACTGCCGGAAGATAAATTAAATGAAGTCGAAATTTTAAAGAAAAATGCAGAAAATAAAGTAGCCTTCATTGGTGATGGTATTAATGATGCACCCGTTTTGGCAGCAAGTGATGTTGGTATAGCAATGGGTGGATTAGGAAGCGATGTAGCAATAGAAACAGCAGATGTTATCATTCAAACCGATCAACCTTCAAAAGTAGTGAGAGCCATTAAAATAGGCAGTTCCACACGAAAAATTGTATGGCAAAATATCATTTTGGCTTTTGGCGTTAAAGTAATTGTATTAATTTTAGGAGCTGGAGGTTTGGCAACTATGTGGGAAGCTGTTTTTGCCGATGTAGGGGTAGCATTATTGGCAATATTGAATGCTGTAAGGTTACAGAAAATGAAATGGAGTTAA
- a CDS encoding HlyD family efflux transporter periplasmic adaptor subunit encodes MTQKIHFYLLAVCMFSLGSCNKKTATTTDKKAPITVSVVAVQQNDIKEYLTFNGVTQYQKKENIRSNVTGYISWMKYKIGDNIHNGQTFASVRTKEQDALKEAVKIDSSLGKFISPITIRSNATGIINTLNITTNDYVAEGDILATVVQPKSLTVQVNVPYEYEDYVDIGTNCEILLQNEETITAKITGKLPTIDPLAQSQSFLIALPDEDLPENLNVQVKTIYREVKTAICIPKTALQTNELLTEYWVMKVFNDSLAIKQKVKPQLKNDSLVQIQSNTLKIGDLVITEGAYQMQDSTIVSFKKQ; translated from the coding sequence ATGACACAAAAAATACACTTTTACCTATTAGCGGTTTGTATGTTTTCTCTTGGATCGTGCAATAAAAAAACAGCAACTACAACCGATAAAAAAGCACCAATAACTGTTTCGGTAGTCGCCGTTCAGCAAAATGACATTAAAGAATACCTAACGTTTAATGGCGTTACCCAATATCAAAAAAAAGAAAATATCCGTTCTAATGTGACTGGTTATATTTCTTGGATGAAATATAAGATTGGTGATAACATTCACAATGGGCAAACCTTTGCGTCGGTGAGAACCAAAGAGCAAGATGCTTTAAAGGAAGCGGTTAAGATTGACAGTTCTCTAGGTAAATTTATTAGTCCAATAACCATACGGAGTAATGCTACAGGCATCATTAACACATTAAATATAACCACCAATGACTATGTAGCTGAAGGCGATATTTTGGCAACTGTAGTACAACCAAAATCCTTGACCGTGCAAGTTAATGTGCCGTATGAGTATGAAGATTATGTGGATATAGGTACCAATTGCGAAATTCTGCTTCAGAATGAGGAAACCATAACCGCTAAAATTACAGGAAAACTACCGACTATTGATCCTTTAGCGCAATCACAAAGTTTTTTAATTGCGTTGCCAGATGAGGATTTGCCAGAAAACCTGAATGTACAAGTTAAAACTATTTATAGAGAAGTTAAAACGGCTATATGTATTCCTAAAACTGCCTTACAAACTAATGAATTGCTAACAGAGTATTGGGTAATGAAAGTGTTTAACGATTCACTTGCCATAAAGCAAAAAGTTAAGCCACAACTTAAAAATGATTCGTTAGTGCAGATACAATCCAATACTTTAAAGATTGGTGATTTAGTCATCACGGAAGGTGCGTATCAAATGCAGGATTCAACTATTGTAAGCTTTAAAAAACAATGA
- a CDS encoding transcriptional repressor, with product METIEKLLESKNIRVTAMRLLIYKFLAEKEVAVTLSDIENAFEKADRTTLYRTIKTFEENDIVHQIDDGTGITKYALCEQGCSCDIKTDLHLHFHCTNCGDTVCLTDHKIPQIKVPEGFVSENVNLVIKGICDKCSGQ from the coding sequence ATGGAAACAATAGAAAAGCTATTAGAATCAAAAAATATTCGTGTTACGGCAATGCGTTTACTCATATATAAGTTTCTTGCTGAAAAAGAAGTAGCAGTTACATTGAGCGATATTGAAAATGCTTTTGAAAAGGCAGATAGAACAACGCTTTACAGAACAATAAAGACCTTTGAGGAAAATGATATTGTACATCAAATAGACGATGGTACAGGCATCACCAAATATGCGTTGTGCGAGCAAGGTTGCAGTTGTGATATTAAAACCGATTTGCATTTACACTTTCATTGTACTAATTGTGGAGACACGGTTTGCTTAACAGACCATAAAATACCACAAATAAAGGTTCCAGAAGGTTTTGTTTCCGAAAATGTAAACTTGGTGATAAAAGGTATTTGCGATAAGTGTAGTGGGCAATAA
- the merTP gene encoding mercuric transport protein MerTP: MKNNLMEIGLLTAITASLCCITPILALIAGASGIASTFSWVEPFRPYLIGLTILILGFAWYQKLNTPKEIDCECDTDDKPKFSQTKTFLGIVTVFAIIMLVFPYYSGIFYPKTEKQIVVVDKSDIKTTEFKISGMTCASCEAHVNHEVNKLNGIISSKTSYENGNAIIEFDKTKTNATEIEKAINTTGYKVTNKKEN; this comes from the coding sequence ATGAAAAATAATTTGATGGAAATTGGGCTGTTAACAGCCATTACAGCTTCGTTATGTTGTATTACACCTATTTTGGCTCTTATTGCTGGAGCAAGTGGAATAGCTTCGACATTCTCTTGGGTAGAACCGTTTAGACCTTATTTAATTGGACTCACAATTTTAATTCTTGGTTTTGCTTGGTATCAAAAGCTAAACACACCTAAAGAAATTGACTGTGAATGTGACACGGACGACAAGCCAAAATTTTCACAAACAAAAACGTTTTTGGGAATTGTAACAGTATTTGCAATTATAATGTTGGTTTTCCCATACTATTCAGGAATTTTTTATCCTAAAACCGAAAAACAAATTGTCGTAGTTGACAAGTCAGATATTAAAACCACTGAATTTAAAATCAGCGGAATGACTTGTGCAAGTTGTGAAGCACACGTTAATCACGAAGTAAACAAACTTAATGGTATTATAAGTTCGAAAACATCTTACGAAAATGGAAACGCCATCATTGAATTTGACAAAACCAAAACCAACGCAACGGAAATCGAGAAAGCAATTAATACAACAGGATATAAAGTAACCAACAAAAAAGAAAATTAA
- a CDS encoding GDCCVxC domain-containing (seleno)protein, translated as MEVQLKSEITCPNCGHKKIETMPTESCQFFYECENCKKVLRPNEGHCCVYCSFGSVKCPSIQRKKSCC; from the coding sequence ATGGAAGTTCAATTAAAATCAGAAATCACTTGCCCAAACTGCGGACACAAAAAGATAGAAACAATGCCAACAGAATCTTGTCAGTTCTTTTACGAGTGTGAGAATTGTAAAAAAGTCCTACGACCAAACGAAGGCCATTGTTGTGTGTATTGCAGTTTTGGTTCGGTAAAATGCCCCTCAATACAACGCAAAAAAAGTTGTTGTTAA
- a CDS encoding efflux RND transporter periplasmic adaptor subunit, which produces MKKTAYKYIAVIFAALFTVSCGNKKDHSENDGHSHNKTEQTSDNEEHHEEGEVTLNQQQFEALKMKIDTLGLRNMGGYIEANGTLEVPPQNEAAITSVIGANVISIKVIEGDKVEKGQVVAYLSHPNIIAIQTDYLNAYSNSELLKKNYQRQKKLYDAGVGSGANFQKAEAEYKGSTALVNGLAAQLSILNINTASVRNASIAQQIPLRSPIEGFVQKVEVKTGQYIEPQTELFEIVNTHHVHADLMVFEKDVYKVKQGQKVTFSVQSIPDSELTAEIYSVSKTFEDNPKAVHVHAEIENKSENLIPGMYIQGRIQTDSALTKALPETAIVKDNDRFFVFTVKIEGENWTFKPIEVFTGQKDGDWIAVTFSEEIPANTEFAYNNAYYLIAEMKKGEAEHSH; this is translated from the coding sequence ATGAAAAAAACAGCATATAAATACATCGCAGTCATTTTTGCAGCACTTTTTACGGTGTCTTGTGGCAATAAAAAAGACCATTCAGAAAATGATGGACATTCACATAATAAAACTGAACAAACCAGTGATAATGAAGAACATCACGAAGAAGGCGAAGTAACACTTAATCAACAACAGTTTGAAGCCTTAAAAATGAAAATAGATACGTTGGGCTTACGCAATATGGGTGGTTATATAGAGGCAAACGGCACATTGGAAGTGCCTCCCCAAAACGAAGCTGCTATTACTTCTGTAATAGGTGCAAATGTAATATCCATAAAAGTAATTGAAGGTGATAAAGTTGAAAAAGGTCAGGTGGTAGCTTATTTGTCGCATCCTAACATCATTGCCATACAAACAGATTACCTAAACGCTTATAGCAATAGTGAACTTTTAAAGAAAAATTACCAACGTCAAAAGAAATTATATGATGCAGGTGTAGGTTCTGGTGCCAATTTCCAAAAAGCAGAAGCAGAATACAAAGGCTCAACGGCATTAGTAAATGGTTTGGCAGCTCAATTGAGTATTTTGAATATTAATACAGCATCGGTGCGCAATGCTTCAATTGCTCAACAAATTCCGTTACGAAGTCCCATTGAAGGTTTTGTGCAGAAAGTCGAGGTTAAAACAGGGCAGTATATAGAACCACAAACAGAATTGTTCGAGATTGTCAATACACACCACGTTCACGCCGATTTAATGGTGTTCGAAAAAGATGTATATAAAGTAAAACAAGGCCAAAAGGTAACTTTTAGTGTTCAATCCATACCAGATTCCGAACTTACGGCTGAAATTTACTCGGTAAGCAAAACCTTTGAAGACAACCCCAAAGCAGTTCACGTACACGCCGAAATTGAAAATAAATCAGAAAACCTCATTCCTGGTATGTATATTCAAGGAAGAATACAAACCGATAGTGCATTAACAAAAGCATTGCCCGAAACTGCCATTGTAAAAGATAACGATAGATTTTTTGTTTTTACGGTAAAAATAGAAGGAGAAAATTGGACTTTTAAACCTATAGAAGTGTTTACTGGGCAAAAAGATGGTGATTGGATAGCAGTCACTTTTTCGGAAGAAATACCCGCTAATACCGAGTTTGCTTACAATAATGCATATTACCTTATAGCAGAAATGAAAAAAGGAGAAGCAGAACATTCACATTAA
- a CDS encoding class I SAM-dependent methyltransferase, whose amino-acid sequence MNKKEHWENVFKTKPLNEVSWFEPIPKTSLSFLEKANISKSEKIIDIGGGDSFFVDYLLKLGYQNITVLDISEAAIQKAKNRLKNKSGNVTWIVSDVLDFLPSEKYHFWHDRASFHFLTDESQIKKYQQLVQQNIVKNGNLIIGAFSENGPKKCSGLEIKQYSEESMEKLFNGSFSKLECINKSHITPFDTNQNFTFCWFKRL is encoded by the coding sequence ATGAATAAAAAAGAACATTGGGAAAATGTCTTTAAAACAAAACCCCTTAATGAGGTAAGTTGGTTTGAACCAATACCTAAAACCTCATTGTCATTTCTCGAAAAAGCAAATATCTCTAAATCGGAGAAGATAATTGACATTGGTGGTGGAGACAGTTTTTTTGTTGATTATTTGTTAAAATTGGGATACCAAAATATTACGGTATTAGATATTTCGGAAGCAGCAATTCAAAAAGCCAAAAATCGCCTAAAAAATAAGTCAGGTAATGTTACTTGGATTGTGTCGGATGTTTTAGATTTCTTACCCTCTGAAAAATATCATTTTTGGCACGATAGAGCGTCATTTCATTTTTTAACTGATGAATCCCAAATCAAAAAGTATCAACAACTGGTTCAACAGAATATTGTGAAAAATGGTAATTTGATAATAGGTGCATTTTCAGAAAATGGGCCAAAAAAGTGTAGTGGTTTAGAGATAAAACAATATTCAGAAGAATCTATGGAAAAATTATTTAATGGTTCATTTTCTAAACTAGAATGTATTAATAAGTCCCATATAACACCTTTTGACACAAATCAAAATTTCACATTTTGTTGGTTCAAGAGATTATAA